One part of the Microbacterium saperdae genome encodes these proteins:
- a CDS encoding TetR/AcrR family transcriptional regulator has product MTTPATRSRENTRARLLDAAAQVFAEVGLDGASVEAVCERAGFTRGAFYSNFESKDELFLTLTASVADVRVSAVRTRVEEMTAEGALAEGCDPIELVQRVMELGGDDRLGVMLMSEIRIRALRDAEFGEAYLAQENEMVASVAQIVEDIVAAGSLRLRIPAGAAARMLMILWEGMTVRGAMAGQDDERLRHSGSEELARLVQLLIEP; this is encoded by the coding sequence ATGACGACACCCGCAACCCGCAGTCGAGAGAACACGCGCGCGCGGCTGCTCGACGCAGCCGCCCAGGTCTTCGCCGAGGTCGGCCTCGACGGCGCCTCCGTGGAGGCGGTCTGCGAGCGAGCCGGGTTCACGCGTGGCGCCTTCTACTCGAACTTCGAGTCCAAGGACGAGCTGTTCCTGACCCTCACCGCGAGCGTCGCGGATGTGCGCGTGAGCGCGGTGCGCACGCGCGTGGAGGAGATGACCGCAGAGGGAGCCTTGGCGGAGGGCTGCGATCCGATCGAGCTCGTGCAGCGCGTCATGGAACTCGGCGGCGACGACCGTCTCGGCGTCATGCTGATGAGCGAGATCCGCATCCGCGCACTGCGTGACGCGGAGTTCGGCGAGGCCTATCTCGCGCAGGAGAACGAGATGGTCGCGAGCGTGGCCCAGATCGTCGAGGACATCGTGGCCGCCGGATCACTGCGGCTGCGCATTCCGGCTGGTGCTGCAGCCCGCATGCTCATGATCCTCTGGGAGGGGATGACCGTGCGCGGAGCGATGGCGGGTCAGGACGACGAGAGGCTTCGCCACTCCGGCAGCGAGGAGCTCGCGCGTCTCGTGCAGCTGCTCATCGAGCCGTAG
- a CDS encoding MFS transporter produces the protein MTDAPSTPSLLRTGVGALALSVLVASLGTSAANVALPTIAADLEGTFAQTQWVALAYLLAMTATSLTVGHLGDLLGRRRVLLAGIAVFSVAAILCAIAPTLGMLIAARALQGVGAAVMMALPLARARDTVPPERLGAIMGLLGTTAAVGTASGPALGGLLITVAGWPAIFAVMAPLGLLAAVLLGRPHGEIRHTAGPRGRFDVAGVLLLTAAVALYTLGATDPGTDDSWPTALLLTAAVATAVLFGVWESRAAHPILPLALLTVRAISLGAVLNLIVGTVMMSTLVVGPFFLAGALHLAPAAIGATMAAGPVASILSGVVAGRAVDRFGARGMTTVGLTAMIAGSLALALLPAAGGLPGYITGTVLLAPGYQLFLAANNTSVLGATPAERRGVTSGLLGLSRNLGLVTGASVLAALFASSAGATAIADASAETLTAALRTTFLATTAMLVVAVLLSLVPSRTNPQTVER, from the coding sequence ATGACCGATGCTCCTTCCACCCCCTCTCTCCTCCGCACGGGAGTCGGCGCACTCGCCCTCAGCGTCCTGGTCGCCTCGCTGGGCACGAGCGCCGCGAACGTCGCACTGCCGACCATCGCGGCCGACCTGGAGGGCACGTTCGCCCAGACCCAGTGGGTCGCGCTGGCCTACCTGCTGGCGATGACGGCGACGAGCCTCACAGTCGGGCACCTCGGCGACCTGCTCGGACGGCGGAGGGTGCTGCTCGCCGGTATCGCGGTGTTCAGCGTCGCGGCCATCCTGTGCGCGATCGCACCGACGCTGGGGATGCTGATCGCCGCGAGGGCGCTGCAGGGCGTGGGCGCGGCCGTGATGATGGCGCTGCCGCTCGCACGCGCCCGCGACACGGTGCCGCCGGAACGCCTCGGCGCGATCATGGGACTGCTCGGCACGACTGCCGCAGTAGGAACCGCCTCAGGCCCCGCACTCGGCGGCCTGCTGATCACGGTCGCCGGATGGCCGGCCATCTTCGCGGTCATGGCCCCGCTCGGGCTGCTGGCCGCAGTCCTGCTCGGCAGGCCGCACGGGGAGATCAGGCACACCGCAGGCCCTCGGGGCCGCTTCGACGTCGCAGGAGTCCTGCTGCTCACCGCCGCGGTCGCGCTCTACACGCTCGGAGCGACCGATCCGGGAACCGACGACTCCTGGCCCACCGCGCTCCTGCTCACGGCCGCCGTGGCGACAGCCGTGCTCTTCGGGGTGTGGGAGAGCCGCGCCGCGCACCCGATCCTTCCCCTCGCCTTGCTGACCGTGCGCGCCATCTCGCTCGGCGCCGTCCTCAACCTCATCGTGGGTACCGTCATGATGAGCACACTGGTCGTCGGCCCCTTCTTCCTCGCCGGGGCACTGCACCTCGCCCCTGCCGCGATCGGCGCGACCATGGCGGCCGGCCCCGTGGCCTCGATCCTGAGCGGAGTGGTCGCCGGACGCGCCGTCGACCGCTTCGGCGCCCGCGGCATGACCACGGTCGGTCTCACGGCGATGATCGCGGGCTCTCTGGCGCTGGCTCTGCTGCCGGCCGCAGGGGGCCTCCCCGGCTACATCACGGGGACCGTGCTGCTCGCTCCGGGCTACCAGCTGTTCCTCGCTGCCAACAACACCAGCGTGCTCGGTGCGACTCCGGCGGAACGCCGCGGCGTGACATCCGGACTGCTCGGGCTCTCGCGGAACCTGGGACTCGTCACCGGCGCCTCGGTGCTGGCGGCGCTCTTCGCCTCGAGCGCGGGGGCGACCGCGATCGCCGACGCCTCGGCGGAGACCCTCACGGCGGCCCTGCGCACGACGTTCCTCGCGACGACCGCGATGCTCGTCGTGGCCGTGCTGCTGTCGCTGGTGCCGTCGCGCACGAATCCGCAGACGGTCGAGCGCTGA
- a CDS encoding helix-turn-helix domain-containing protein has product MDETETTAHPDRTLERIGPRLQALRLRRGATLADVATATGISKSTLSRLETGQRRPSLELLLPLAREYRVSLDDLVGAPETGDPRVRLRPRRVNGRTVVALTRQPGERHAWKILVPHSSQEPRLTSHEGSSWMYVLSGRIRLIVGDRDVVIESGEVAEFDTRTPHWFGADGDEDAEILTIFGTHGEREHRSAELATRHLAEVLGESMAD; this is encoded by the coding sequence ATGGATGAGACGGAGACGACGGCGCACCCGGATCGGACGTTGGAGCGGATCGGACCGCGTCTGCAGGCGCTGCGCCTGCGTCGTGGTGCGACGCTCGCCGACGTGGCGACGGCCACCGGGATATCGAAGAGCACGCTCTCTCGGCTGGAAACCGGACAACGGCGGCCGAGCCTCGAACTGCTGCTGCCCTTGGCCAGGGAGTACCGTGTGTCGCTCGATGATCTCGTCGGGGCGCCGGAGACGGGCGACCCGCGCGTGCGACTGCGACCGCGCAGGGTGAACGGCCGCACGGTGGTCGCACTGACGCGGCAACCGGGGGAGCGGCATGCGTGGAAGATCCTCGTGCCGCATTCGTCGCAGGAGCCCCGGCTCACCTCTCATGAGGGGTCGTCCTGGATGTACGTGTTGAGTGGGCGGATCCGGCTCATCGTGGGAGATCGTGACGTGGTGATCGAGAGCGGAGAGGTCGCAGAGTTCGACACGCGGACACCGCACTGGTTCGGCGCGGACGGCGACGAAGACGCCGAGATCCTGACGATCTTCGGCACGCACGGCGAGCGGGAGCACCGCAGCGCCGAGTTGGCCACCCGTCATCTGGCTGAAGTGCTGGGGGAGTCGATGGCCGACTGA
- a CDS encoding TetR/AcrR family transcriptional regulator, translating to MTLTSSGGRPAPRRRPGRPPAVDADAIATAVVEIGFAELTFASVAERLGVGQATLYRHAKNRDELVRLGLDRALRTADWPDVEGEWRPLLERFAIASWHAWEQHPGAVLEVARGVVPWSIVKISDQVGTALVERGFSARAAVLAVDLVFDLTADSRRGVETLDAPTADAKGGMRELIEKQWRSPSPDGVSVADSPAAQVHAEMLRAITAGPFEWFHGKLQVVLAGIEHELAGTGGG from the coding sequence GTGACCCTAACTTCATCGGGCGGACGCCCCGCACCGCGTCGACGCCCTGGGCGCCCGCCCGCGGTGGATGCTGACGCGATCGCCACCGCCGTCGTCGAGATCGGCTTCGCGGAACTGACCTTCGCCTCGGTCGCCGAACGTCTCGGCGTGGGGCAGGCCACGCTCTACCGCCACGCGAAGAACCGCGACGAACTGGTGCGCCTGGGTCTCGATCGAGCATTGCGCACCGCGGACTGGCCCGACGTCGAGGGCGAGTGGCGGCCGTTGCTGGAGCGATTCGCCATCGCGTCGTGGCATGCCTGGGAACAGCATCCCGGAGCAGTGCTGGAGGTGGCCAGGGGCGTCGTCCCCTGGTCGATCGTGAAGATCTCGGATCAGGTCGGCACCGCGCTGGTCGAGCGCGGATTCTCGGCGCGTGCCGCCGTGCTCGCGGTCGATCTGGTGTTCGACCTCACCGCCGACAGCAGACGCGGGGTCGAGACTCTCGATGCGCCGACCGCCGACGCGAAGGGCGGGATGCGAGAGCTGATCGAGAAGCAGTGGCGCTCTCCTTCCCCGGATGGTGTGTCCGTGGCGGATAGCCCTGCGGCGCAGGTGCACGCCGAGATGCTCCGGGCGATCACCGCCGGGCCGTTCGAGTGGTTCCACGGCAAGCTGCAGGTCGTGCTCGCGGGCATCGAGCACGAGCTCGCCGGCACCGGCGGCGGCTGA
- a CDS encoding MFS transporter — protein MTSSDTASIPTVDATPRSQVPLLLGAVFLAYLAQMTLNPIIAPLSREVGLAEWQIGVTISVAAVMIVLTSQFWGRRSQSWGRKPVLVFAFTLAVLTMALFALTAYWGMNGLLSGTTLFLLFVLLRGIGFGAALAAVPPTAQAYIADVTVDEKARVKGMAGVGAVQGIAMIAGSVVGGVLSAFGLITPLIVVPFLLVAGLSVVAFRLRRETRTELIEKPARVRPFDTRVWPFLVAGFGMFTALGFIQVITGFIVQDRLGLAAEQAGLVTGGALLAAGVGMVTAQAVIVPKSGWTPPTLLRVGGLTALVGFCLLIADLGAVALFAAILIIGVGLGTAMPGYTAGPTLLVSREEQGGLAGLVGATTGLTFVVAPTLGTALYSVWPSLPIILGAVIMALVTLFVWVHPRFRQVSAVRTGE, from the coding sequence ATGACCAGCTCCGACACCGCATCCATCCCCACCGTCGACGCCACCCCGCGCTCGCAGGTGCCGCTCCTGCTCGGGGCGGTCTTCCTCGCCTACCTCGCGCAGATGACGCTGAACCCGATCATCGCCCCGCTGTCTCGCGAGGTCGGACTCGCGGAATGGCAGATCGGCGTGACGATCAGTGTCGCCGCGGTGATGATCGTGCTGACGAGCCAGTTCTGGGGACGACGGTCGCAGTCATGGGGTCGCAAGCCGGTGCTGGTGTTCGCCTTCACGCTCGCCGTGCTGACCATGGCGCTGTTCGCGTTGACGGCCTACTGGGGCATGAACGGACTGCTCAGCGGCACGACGCTGTTCCTGCTGTTCGTGCTGCTGCGCGGCATCGGTTTCGGCGCTGCGCTCGCCGCCGTCCCTCCCACCGCCCAGGCGTACATCGCCGACGTCACGGTCGACGAGAAGGCGCGGGTGAAGGGAATGGCCGGTGTCGGCGCCGTGCAGGGGATCGCGATGATCGCGGGTTCCGTGGTCGGCGGCGTGCTGTCGGCGTTCGGCCTCATCACCCCGCTCATCGTGGTGCCGTTCCTCCTCGTGGCCGGCCTCAGCGTCGTCGCCTTCCGACTGCGGCGGGAGACGCGCACCGAGCTCATCGAGAAGCCGGCGCGGGTGCGTCCCTTCGACACCCGCGTCTGGCCGTTCCTGGTCGCCGGGTTCGGGATGTTCACCGCGCTCGGGTTCATCCAGGTCATCACGGGCTTCATCGTGCAGGACCGGCTCGGTCTCGCCGCCGAGCAGGCGGGGCTCGTCACAGGCGGCGCGCTGCTCGCCGCCGGCGTGGGCATGGTCACCGCGCAGGCCGTGATCGTGCCGAAGAGCGGATGGACACCGCCCACGCTGCTCCGCGTCGGTGGCCTCACCGCCCTGGTCGGCTTCTGCCTGCTCATCGCCGACCTCGGTGCGGTGGCGCTGTTCGCGGCGATCCTCATCATCGGTGTCGGGCTCGGCACCGCGATGCCCGGATACACGGCGGGGCCCACGCTCCTGGTCAGCCGTGAGGAGCAGGGCGGGCTCGCCGGACTCGTCGGCGCGACCACCGGGCTCACCTTCGTGGTGGCGCCGACGCTCGGCACCGCTCTCTACAGCGTGTGGCCGTCGTTGCCGATCATCCTCGGAGCCGTGATCATGGCCCTGGTCACGCTGTTCGTCTGGGTGCACCCGCGATTCCGACAGGTCTCCGCGGTGCGGACGGGGGAGTGA